A stretch of the Cucurbita pepo subsp. pepo cultivar mu-cu-16 chromosome LG16, ASM280686v2, whole genome shotgun sequence genome encodes the following:
- the LOC111776927 gene encoding serine--glyoxylate aminotransferase-like: protein MDYVYGPGKNHLFVPGPVNIPEQVLRAMNRNNEDYRSPAVPALTKTLLEDVKKIFKTTSGTPFLFPTTGTGAWESALTNTLSPGDRIVSFLIGQFSLLWIDQQQRLNFKVDVIESDWGEGAKLDVLASKLAADTEHTIKAVCIVHNETATGVTNDLSLVRRILDEYRHPALFLVDGVSSICALDFRMDDWGVDVALTGSQKALSLPTGMGIVCASPRALEASKTAKSLRVFFDWKDYLKFYNLGTYWPYTPSIQLLYGLRAALDLIFEEGLENVIARHRRLGQATRLAVEAWGLKNCTQKEEWFSDTVTAVLVPPYIDSSEIVRRAWKRYNLSLGLGLNKVAGKVFRIGHLGNLNELQLLGCLAGVEMILKDVGYPVKLGSGVAAASAYLQNNIPLIPSRI from the exons ATGGACTACGTTTATGGACCTGGAAAGAACCATCTTTTCGTGCCGGGGCCGGTTAATATCCCTGAACAAGTCCTCCGGGCAATGAACAGAAACAACGAGGACTATCGTTCTCCAGCCGTCCCAGCACTGACGAAGACTCTTCTCGAGGATGTTAAAAAGATATTCAAGACCACATCAGGCACTCCATTTTTGTTCCCTACTACAG GTACTGGTGCATGGGAGAGTGCACTCACAAACACATTGTCTCCCGGAGATCGGATCGTGTCGTTCCTCATTGGTCAATTCAGTTTGCTCTGGATCGATCAGCAGCAGCGCCTAAATTTCAAGGTCGATGTGATTGAAAGTGATTGGGGTGAAGGTGCAAAGCTTGATGTTTTGGCCTCAAAACTTGCAGCTGATACTGAACATACTATAAAGGCGGTTTGCATTGTTCATAATGAGACAGCTACTGGTGTGACTAACGATTTGTCTCTAGTAAGAAGAATATTGG ATGAATATAGGCATCCAGCGCTATTTCTGGTAGACGGAGTGTCTTCAATATGTGCTCTTGATTTTCGTATGGATGACTGGGGAGTAGATGTGGCCTTAACTGGGTCACAAAAAGCTCTTTCTCTTCCAACTGGGATGGGCATTGTATGCGCCAGCCCACGAGCGCTCGAGGCGTCTAAAACAGCAAAATCACTCAGAGTTTTCTTTGACTGGAAGGACTACCTCAAGTTCTATAACTTAGGAACCTACTGGCCTTACACTCCTTCCATCCAGCTCTTATATGGCCTTAGAGCAGCTTTGGATCTCATATTTGAGGAAGGCCTTGAAAATGTGATTGCCAGACATCGACGTTTGGGCCAAGCCACAAG GCTTGCTGTGGAGGCATGGGGCCTGAAGAACTGCACACAGAAGGAGGAATGGTTCAGTGACACAGTGACTGCTGTGCTTGTGCCTCCATACATTGACAGTTCAGAGATTGTTAGAAGGGCTTGGAAGAGATACAATTTGAGTTTAGGTTTGGGGCTGAACAAAGTTGCTGGCAAAGTTTTCAGAATTGGGCACCTTGGCAACCTCAATGAG CTGCAACTGTTGGGTTGTCTTGCTGGTGTGGAGATGATTCTGAAGGATGTGGGATATCCAGTGAAGCTTGGAAGTGGGGTAGCAGCAGCTTCTGCATATTTACAGAACAACATTCCACTCATTCCTTCTCGGATTTGA